In the genome of Clostridia bacterium, the window TGCTCAAACTGTACGATTCTCTGTATGTTGAAGCCTCCTGTGGCAACTATTTTTACATCTTCACACCATTCTTTTGCCATCTCCACATATTCAGCAGCCAAATCCCATTTGTTATATGCTCCATCCAAAGCTTCTCTTATCTTCCATATCAGCCTTGGGTTTACTCCGCAGTCCAGCCTTCTGTCACCTATCGGCTCTATGGCTTCATCCCTCATATTCGCGGAGGTGTCAGGCCTTACTGCATATAGCTTATATTTAGCCGCTTCATCCATACTTCCTGCTTTATAAAGCTCAAGATACTTTGCAAACATCTCACGCATTACTTGAAGAACTTCTGCGACACAGTTATTGTGATAATCTATTAATGCTATACGAAGGATATCCACCGGCATGATTCTGGCAAACTGCATCATTGTTTCCGCCGTATCTCCCAGGAAGCATGCGATTGATGCATGAGCTATAGTGCCTCCCCCTTTTCCTCCCCACCAGCCCCCTTGGTCGTCAGTGGAGACAATTGCCGTGGAGTTCTTGCTATGCTTCTGATTATATGCCAGTACCGCCAGAGAATAAGCATAGCCGTGCATGGCCTGAAGCTTGTAGTGAGCGAACCTTGCCGGAAAGAACAGTATATTCTTGCCCTTAGTAGCCACTAAGGTATTATATACATTTGTGGCAATTCTGGTGGTTTCCGTAAGTACGCCCAGAATTGGGGTCTCAAGTATTGCAAAGTCCCTGTATCTTCCTCTTACCTTCAATACGGGCTGGACATCCATAGGATCTCCATCATACGCTGCAAAGGTTCCATCCTGCACAGCCTCAACCTCGAGTTTGTCATAGGTATTTACGAAGCCGCCCCTTTCATCAAAATACCCTGTGCATTCCCGCAATATTGCCAGGGCTTCATCTACCCCCGCTACTATGCTGAAAGGCTTTCTCCTGGTAAAGAACTGCATCTCTGCCCTGATGTCTCCGTTTTTTACTGCAGAATAATCTATATCGTTTACATCGCTTCTTCCTTCGAAAATATAGTTCTCCTTGGAAAGCTCATTTAAAATTCTTACAGTGTTTGAAAAGTATGCATCTGAATACCAGCCCCTGCGCATCCTCTCTCTATCTATCCTGAAAGTCTCCTTCTTAAGTCGTTCCCCGTTAAATATGCTCATGTTTTCTGCCTCCCTTTTCTTTCGCAGTCAGTTTAATCAAAATGCTTTTCAACCCAGTTGGGATTATACTTGAAAAGCTTGGATGGTCTATGACCGGCATCCTTCGTATATTCATCCGTTTCCACAACCATATCAGATATCTTTCTTCTGAAGTTTGCCTTTAGAAGCTCCTTGCCAAGTATTACCTCATATACCTGCTGCAGCTCTGTTAAAGTGAAGCATTCCGGCATTAAACTAAATGCTATGTCTGTATATTCTATCTTTTTTCTCAGCCTTCCCACGGCATATTCGATTATCTCCCCATGGTCAAAAGCAATACCATTTGATTCAATTAACTCCCTGCTTACCTTAACCACATTTCCAACAAAGGTTTTTTCCACCTTTACTGTGGCACTGAGCTCCTCGCAGTCATTCCGAAGCAGGATCCTTACCCAGCTCTGCACTAGGTACCCTTTTTCAGTTACAGCCTTTTTCTGCTCTACAACACTGTAACTTACTCCAAACCATGCGGCATCCTCAGCATCATCACCAGCCTTTATATCAAGCCTGGTGCTGTCCACCAGGGACATATAGGAGCAGCCAATAACTCTGGTGCGCGGGTCCCTTCCTACATCACCCCAGGTATAAAGCTGTTCCATATATATATTGTCTATGTTTGTCTCTTCCTTTAATTCTCTTAATGCTGCCTTATCCAGACTTTCATCAATATTTACAAAGCCGCCCGGAAGCGCCCAATAACCGAGATAAGGATGATCGCCCCTCTTCACCATAAGAACCTTCAATGTCTTTTCTGGAAGCTTCCTGTAGCTCTCCTTCATCTCATTCATTACAGTAAAAACCAGCATGTCTACTGTAACAGATGGTCTTTCATATTGCCCTGCATCATATTGTGACAAAAACTCCCTCTCTGTGAGACCTTGCTTATTAGCCAAAGTATTGTTTCCCATAAGTATTCCTTTCTCAGCTTAACTTCCAAATCTTGTTTTAGCAAGCTGTATATTCTTATTGTGATAATATCAGTTTGTTATTAACATTGTAGTTCTATATATTTTCCCCGTCAAGGGTAGGATTTTATTATAAAAAAACCCCCATCAGTTTAATCCCGATGAGGGTCGTCTTATATATTATAATCTATTTATTTGCACCGCAGCATTTTTTGTACTTCTTTCCGCTTCCACAGGAGCATGGATCATTTCTTCCCGGCTCTACTGCCTTTATTACTGTACCGGAGAGTCTCTGTTCCTTTGTTATCGCCTTTCTTTTCTCAGGTGCAAGTATGCTGTCCCACTGAGGCAGGCTGTACAGCCATTCAGCCTTTGCTGCAAGCATATTGTAATACAGCTTCTCAAAGTCTATCTCTAATTTCACATTGCTCGACTCTTCCAGTTCTTCCATCTTCATCTCATTAACAAGGCTGTCGTTAATACCATCGAGGAAGCCTGTAAAAAGCATGATGTCTGTCTCGAACTTATCTGCCAGGTCCTTTAATGTTCCCTCAACGATTTCTGTTGGATTAGAAAGAAGCTTTTCATATATGGATTCCTCCATTGTAAAATAGTCTTCCCAAAACTTTTTTTGTTCCTTCTCATCCTGTTCGTTTTCGTATGCCGTACTTCTCCAATTTTCATATAAACTCATTTTATTTCTCCCTCGTTCTTCTCTTTCTAATCTTGCAGCTATTATTCCCAAATTCTAAGTATATTTAATCAAATTTACCGTTTTATATTATAATACAATATAAGGCTTTTTGCAATTTTTTATCAGATTGCGAGTTATTATACTATCGTTGTGATGCTGTTGTCAAGTCGGCTCAAATGGCTGAACAGTCTGCCGGATATATTTGTTATCTCCACACCATACCTAAACATATCACCATTTTTTATTGTCCACATAACCTTTGCAGCTACTTTTTTGTAATTCTCCTCTTGCAAAGTAAGATTTAGAATCAGTATCGTACCTTTTTCAAATGATCTTTCTGATACTATGCCCAGGCCACCTGTAGATACATTGATAAGCATGAGCTCAAGAGGTTCTTTGTATTCCTCAGTCTCACCGTTATATATGCTTTTCGTGCACTGTATTTTTGAGTGATAATCAATCCTTTTACTCTTCCTCATTTCGACAAGATTCGCCGCTTCCGAACCGCTGGTATTCATAGCATCCGCTCCTTTAGAGGTTGTATAATAAATGATTATATCACGTCAGTACATGCACAGTATCAGAAATCATATAAAATGCTTTTATTGAATGGTGAAATGATTATTATATAAAAAAAGAAGAGACTTAATCTCTTCTTTGAGCTTCTGACATTATCCATGTATAAAATTCTTAGGTGCCATCTCGTGCTCTTTATTTTCCCTATCTCTTTCCTTATTCTCTTTCTTATCCATATCCTTATCCGTGTCTGTATCACGCATTAAAATTCTTTCAATATCATTCTTCAGCAATGTATCACCCCACTTTATATTTATAATATATTATCTGCTATTTTATAAATAATATAAGTGGCTGTTTAATGGCATACTGATGCAAATAACAATTTTCCAGTATTTGTAAACAATACAGTGTCGATATATAACACGTATATAGATTTTATTGAAAACATAGGAAGGATTATAAAAACATTTGTCAAGTAAATGCTTTTATGCTACACTCTTCATACTGCTAAAAGGGGGCGCCATTATGGAAAAAGTATATGAGACGGATAGGCTTATTCTGAAGATATTGGATGAAACCTCTGCTCCGCAAGTTTTGGATTATTATATGCGAAACAAGGACTTCTTGGAGGAGTGGGAGCTCAAGCGGCCCAACGAGTTTTACACCTTGGAAGCACAGGCTGCGCAGCTTAGGAATGAATTTAAGGATTTTGAGGAAAAGAGAGCACTCAGGCTGTGGATTTTCAAAAAAGATGATAAAGAAGACAACAGGACTATAGGCCTAATTGC includes:
- a CDS encoding NUDIX domain-containing protein, translating into MGNNTLANKQGLTEREFLSQYDAGQYERPSVTVDMLVFTVMNEMKESYRKLPEKTLKVLMVKRGDHPYLGYWALPGGFVNIDESLDKAALRELKEETNIDNIYMEQLYTWGDVGRDPRTRVIGCSYMSLVDSTRLDIKAGDDAEDAAWFGVSYSVVEQKKAVTEKGYLVQSWVRILLRNDCEELSATVKVEKTFVGNVVKVSRELIESNGIAFDHGEIIEYAVGRLRKKIEYTDIAFSLMPECFTLTELQQVYEVILGKELLKANFRRKISDMVVETDEYTKDAGHRPSKLFKYNPNWVEKHFD
- a CDS encoding nicotinate phosphoribosyltransferase, with protein sequence MSIFNGERLKKETFRIDRERMRRGWYSDAYFSNTVRILNELSKENYIFEGRSDVNDIDYSAVKNGDIRAEMQFFTRRKPFSIVAGVDEALAILRECTGYFDERGGFVNTYDKLEVEAVQDGTFAAYDGDPMDVQPVLKVRGRYRDFAILETPILGVLTETTRIATNVYNTLVATKGKNILFFPARFAHYKLQAMHGYAYSLAVLAYNQKHSKNSTAIVSTDDQGGWWGGKGGGTIAHASIACFLGDTAETMMQFARIMPVDILRIALIDYHNNCVAEVLQVMREMFAKYLELYKAGSMDEAAKYKLYAVRPDTSANMRDEAIEPIGDRRLDCGVNPRLIWKIREALDGAYNKWDLAAEYVEMAKEWCEDVKIVATGGFNIQRIVQFEQLGVPVDIYGIGSSLLDNSSENGTNNDYTADIVRVEIGGEWRHIAKVGRRACENPNLEVIGN
- a CDS encoding SEC-C metal-binding domain-containing protein, whose product is MSLYENWRSTAYENEQDEKEQKKFWEDYFTMEESIYEKLLSNPTEIVEGTLKDLADKFETDIMLFTGFLDGINDSLVNEMKMEELEESSNVKLEIDFEKLYYNMLAAKAEWLYSLPQWDSILAPEKRKAITKEQRLSGTVIKAVEPGRNDPCSCGSGKKYKKCCGANK
- a CDS encoding PilZ domain-containing protein, with amino-acid sequence MNTSGSEAANLVEMRKSKRIDYHSKIQCTKSIYNGETEEYKEPLELMLINVSTGGLGIVSERSFEKGTILILNLTLQEENYKKVAAKVMWTIKNGDMFRYGVEITNISGRLFSHLSRLDNSITTIV